In Xyrauchen texanus isolate HMW12.3.18 chromosome 27, RBS_HiC_50CHRs, whole genome shotgun sequence, one genomic interval encodes:
- the LOC127620875 gene encoding semaphorin-3F-like isoform X1 has translation MIQTLQLILSLCVWGCHGNIRTAPRVHLSYRELLETKTIRPFSFSFNTSDYRILHMDQDQGRLYLGSREYVVSLDMQNVNKEPLIIHWPATTQRKGECKLTGKGGQGECANFVRLIEPWNRTHLYTCGTGAYKPICTFINRGWRAEEYLFRLVPGYVDSGKGKSPYDPHQENAAALINGNLYSGVHVDFMGTDPAIFRTLGDRPAVRTEQYDSRWLNEPVFIKIQKIPDSAEKNDDKLYFFFREKSLDASGGSAPSVLARVGRVCLNDDGGQRSLVNKWTTFLKARLVCSVIGADGVETYFDELRDVFIQRTHDERSPIVYAVFSTAGSVFKGSAVCVYSMADIRNVFNGPFSHKHGHNYQWTPYTGKIPYPRPGTCPGGTFTPDLHTTKAFSDEAVNFVRAHPLMYQPIYPIHKRPLVVRTGVDYRFTTIAVDLVDAVDGRYEVLFLGTDRGTVQKVIVLPKDISTTEELILEEVEVFKMPAPVKTLKMSSKRQQLYVSSERGLTQVSLHRCAVYGKACSDCCLARDPYCAWDGETCSAFTPATKRRSRRQDIKHGDPLRQCRGFNAKVEKRLRETVQFGVEGSSTFLECQPRSPQASVKWLCQKDGKRKALSRDQEVLKTGQGILLKSLTQSDAGLYHCLATENNFKHTVARISLRILDREIVDALTEPDNPVEPEHRRHHSHHHPPPPPPPPQTPPPPLQLHPQPEVRLINQYCQTYRQQMQSQAHKPKRNNRRHTGEQEEEEPQEQ, from the exons AGTTACTGGAGACAAAAACCATACGCCCGTTCAGCTTTTCCTTCAACACCAGTGACTACCGAATTCTGCACATGGACCAGGACCAAGGACGGCTCTACCTGGGCAGCCGTGAATATGTGGTCTCCCTGGACATGCAAAATGTCAATAAAGAACCCCTTATT ATTCACTGGCCAGCAACAACACAAAGAAAGGGAGAGTGTAAATTAACCGGAAAAGGTGGACAG GGTGAGTGTGCTAACTTTGTACGTCTGATCGAGCCATGGAACAGGACTCACCTGTATACCTGTGGCACAGGAGCTTATAAACCCATCTGCACCTTCATCAACAGAGGCTGGAGAGctgag gaaTATCTCTTCCGGCTGGTTCCTGGTTATGTGGACTCTGGAAAAGGAAAGTCTCCATATGACCCCCACCAAGAGAACGCTGCAGCTCTGATTA ATGGGAACCTGTATTCTGGAGTGCACGTGGACTTCATGGGTACTGATCCAGCTATCTTTAGGACATTGGGGGACAGGCCTGCTGTCAGAACAGAGCAGTATGACTCTCGATGGCTAAATG AGCCTGTGTTTATAAAAATTCAGAAGATTCCCGACAGTGCCGAGAAGAATGATGACAAACTTTATTTTTTCTTCCGGGAGAAGAGTTTAGATGCTTCAGGGGGCAGTGCTCCGAGCGTTCTCGCAAGAGTGGGCAGAGTCTGTCTG AATGATGATGGCGGTCAAAGGTCATTGGTGAATAAGTGGACAACATTTCTCAAAGCACGCCTAGTCTGTTCTGTGATTGGTGCAGATGGTGTTGAAACTTACTTTGATGAACTGA GAGATGTTTTCATACAGAGGACCCATGATGAGCGCAGCCCCATCGTGTATGCGGTGTTCTCCACAGCTGG ctctGTGTTTAAAGGCTCTGCTGTGTGTGTATACTCTATGGCTGATATCAGAAATGTTTTCAATGGGCCCTTCTCTCACAAACATGGTCACAACTACCAGTGGACACCCTACACTGGAAAAATCCCCTACCCTCGACCGGGGACT tgtcCTGGAGGAACCTTCACCCCTGATCTCCACACCACTAAGGCCTTTTCTGATGAGGCTGTAAACTTTGTGCGTGCCCATCCACTGATGTATCAACCCATATACCCAATACACAAGCGTCCCCTGGTGGTCAGGACAGGTGTTGATTACCGTTTTACCACCATTGCTGTTGACCTGGTGGATGCTGTGGATGGGAGATATGAGGTGCTCTTCCTGGGCACAG ATCGTGGAACAGTCCAAAAGGTGATTGTCTTACCAAAAGACATCAGCACAACAGAAGAGCTAATTTTGGAGGAGGTTGAAGTTTTCAAG ATGCCAGCACCTGTGAAAACTCTGAAGATGTCTTCTAAAAGG CAACAATTATATGTGTCATCAGAAAGGGGTCTTACCCAGGTGTCCCTGCACAGGTGTGCTGTTTATGGCAAGGCCTGTTCAGACTGCTGCCTGGCCAGAGATCCCTATTGTGCTTGGGATGGAGAAACCTGCTCTGCTTTCACCCCGGCTACCAAGAG GAGAAGCAGGAGGCAGGATATCAAACATGGAGATCCCTTACGCCAATGCCGAGGCTTCAATGCTAAAG TAGAGAAGCGTCTGAGGGAGACAGTGCAGTTTGGGGTCGAGGGGAGCAGCACATTTCTGGAGTGCCAGCCGAGGTCTCCTCAGGCCTCCGTCAAATGGCTCTGCCAAAAGGACGGCAAGCGGAAAGCA CTCAGTCGGGATCAAGAAGTCTTGAAGACGGGTCAAGGCATCCTGCTGAAATCACTCACCCAATCAGATGCCGGGCTTTACCATTGCCTGGCAACCGAAAACAACTTCAAACACACCGTGGCCCGCATCTCTCTACGGATCCTGGACCGGGAGATTGTCGATGCACTGACTGAGCCGGACAACCCCGTAGAACCCGAGCATCGTCGCCATCATTCGCATCATCACCCTCCAcccccgccccctcctccccagacacCCCCACCCCCTCTGCAGCTCCACCCACAGCCAGAGGTGCGCCTAATCAACCAGTACTGCCAGACCTACAGGCAGCAGATGCAAAGCCAAGCCCACAAACCCAAACGCAACAACCGCAGACACACAGGCGAACAGGAAGAGGAGGAACCACAGGAGCAGTGA
- the LOC127620875 gene encoding semaphorin-3F-like isoform X2 yields MIQTLQLILSLCVWGCHGNIRTAPRVHLSYRELLETKTIRPFSFSFNTSDYRILHMDQDQGRLYLGSREYVVSLDMQNVNKEPLIIHWPATTQRKGECKLTGKGGQGECANFVRLIEPWNRTHLYTCGTGAYKPICTFINRGWRAEEYLFRLVPGYVDSGKGKSPYDPHQENAAALINGNLYSGVHVDFMGTDPAIFRTLGDRPAVRTEQYDSRWLNEPVFIKIQKIPDSAEKNDDKLYFFFREKSLDASGGSAPSVLARVGRVCLNDDGGQRSLVNKWTTFLKARLVCSVIGADGVETYFDELRDVFIQRTHDERSPIVYAVFSTAGSVFKGSAVCVYSMADIRNVFNGPFSHKHGHNYQWTPYTGKIPYPRPGTCPGGTFTPDLHTTKAFSDEAVNFVRAHPLMYQPIYPIHKRPLVVRTGVDYRFTTIAVDLVDAVDGRYEVLFLGTDRGTVQKVIVLPKDISTTEELILEEVEVFKMPAPVKTLKMSSKRQQLYVSSERGLTQVSLHRCAVYGKACSDCCLARDPYCAWDGETCSAFTPATKRRSRRQDIKHGDPLRQCRGFNAKEKRLRETVQFGVEGSSTFLECQPRSPQASVKWLCQKDGKRKALSRDQEVLKTGQGILLKSLTQSDAGLYHCLATENNFKHTVARISLRILDREIVDALTEPDNPVEPEHRRHHSHHHPPPPPPPPQTPPPPLQLHPQPEVRLINQYCQTYRQQMQSQAHKPKRNNRRHTGEQEEEEPQEQ; encoded by the exons AGTTACTGGAGACAAAAACCATACGCCCGTTCAGCTTTTCCTTCAACACCAGTGACTACCGAATTCTGCACATGGACCAGGACCAAGGACGGCTCTACCTGGGCAGCCGTGAATATGTGGTCTCCCTGGACATGCAAAATGTCAATAAAGAACCCCTTATT ATTCACTGGCCAGCAACAACACAAAGAAAGGGAGAGTGTAAATTAACCGGAAAAGGTGGACAG GGTGAGTGTGCTAACTTTGTACGTCTGATCGAGCCATGGAACAGGACTCACCTGTATACCTGTGGCACAGGAGCTTATAAACCCATCTGCACCTTCATCAACAGAGGCTGGAGAGctgag gaaTATCTCTTCCGGCTGGTTCCTGGTTATGTGGACTCTGGAAAAGGAAAGTCTCCATATGACCCCCACCAAGAGAACGCTGCAGCTCTGATTA ATGGGAACCTGTATTCTGGAGTGCACGTGGACTTCATGGGTACTGATCCAGCTATCTTTAGGACATTGGGGGACAGGCCTGCTGTCAGAACAGAGCAGTATGACTCTCGATGGCTAAATG AGCCTGTGTTTATAAAAATTCAGAAGATTCCCGACAGTGCCGAGAAGAATGATGACAAACTTTATTTTTTCTTCCGGGAGAAGAGTTTAGATGCTTCAGGGGGCAGTGCTCCGAGCGTTCTCGCAAGAGTGGGCAGAGTCTGTCTG AATGATGATGGCGGTCAAAGGTCATTGGTGAATAAGTGGACAACATTTCTCAAAGCACGCCTAGTCTGTTCTGTGATTGGTGCAGATGGTGTTGAAACTTACTTTGATGAACTGA GAGATGTTTTCATACAGAGGACCCATGATGAGCGCAGCCCCATCGTGTATGCGGTGTTCTCCACAGCTGG ctctGTGTTTAAAGGCTCTGCTGTGTGTGTATACTCTATGGCTGATATCAGAAATGTTTTCAATGGGCCCTTCTCTCACAAACATGGTCACAACTACCAGTGGACACCCTACACTGGAAAAATCCCCTACCCTCGACCGGGGACT tgtcCTGGAGGAACCTTCACCCCTGATCTCCACACCACTAAGGCCTTTTCTGATGAGGCTGTAAACTTTGTGCGTGCCCATCCACTGATGTATCAACCCATATACCCAATACACAAGCGTCCCCTGGTGGTCAGGACAGGTGTTGATTACCGTTTTACCACCATTGCTGTTGACCTGGTGGATGCTGTGGATGGGAGATATGAGGTGCTCTTCCTGGGCACAG ATCGTGGAACAGTCCAAAAGGTGATTGTCTTACCAAAAGACATCAGCACAACAGAAGAGCTAATTTTGGAGGAGGTTGAAGTTTTCAAG ATGCCAGCACCTGTGAAAACTCTGAAGATGTCTTCTAAAAGG CAACAATTATATGTGTCATCAGAAAGGGGTCTTACCCAGGTGTCCCTGCACAGGTGTGCTGTTTATGGCAAGGCCTGTTCAGACTGCTGCCTGGCCAGAGATCCCTATTGTGCTTGGGATGGAGAAACCTGCTCTGCTTTCACCCCGGCTACCAAGAG GAGAAGCAGGAGGCAGGATATCAAACATGGAGATCCCTTACGCCAATGCCGAGGCTTCAATGCTAAAG AGAAGCGTCTGAGGGAGACAGTGCAGTTTGGGGTCGAGGGGAGCAGCACATTTCTGGAGTGCCAGCCGAGGTCTCCTCAGGCCTCCGTCAAATGGCTCTGCCAAAAGGACGGCAAGCGGAAAGCA CTCAGTCGGGATCAAGAAGTCTTGAAGACGGGTCAAGGCATCCTGCTGAAATCACTCACCCAATCAGATGCCGGGCTTTACCATTGCCTGGCAACCGAAAACAACTTCAAACACACCGTGGCCCGCATCTCTCTACGGATCCTGGACCGGGAGATTGTCGATGCACTGACTGAGCCGGACAACCCCGTAGAACCCGAGCATCGTCGCCATCATTCGCATCATCACCCTCCAcccccgccccctcctccccagacacCCCCACCCCCTCTGCAGCTCCACCCACAGCCAGAGGTGCGCCTAATCAACCAGTACTGCCAGACCTACAGGCAGCAGATGCAAAGCCAAGCCCACAAACCCAAACGCAACAACCGCAGACACACAGGCGAACAGGAAGAGGAGGAACCACAGGAGCAGTGA